From Gouania willdenowi chromosome 18, fGouWil2.1, whole genome shotgun sequence, one genomic window encodes:
- the LOC114480230 gene encoding GTPase IMAP family member 7-like, protein MASNSPHSSPEMRIVLLGKCGSGKSSLGNTLLGEEVFNVSRTFSTCKSETKEVINKHLTLVDTPGLLNTEGSEEDLKSEIIRSITECDPGPHAFLIVLKVERYTEYEEEVITRIIEYFTEEVLKYSVIVFTHGDDLDEGTTIHQCVDQNEKLKNLVTKCGDRCHVFDSKHWKNDDDAEEEYRRNSYQLKELLITVDKLINVNSRFTNKMMQEKQRQLQREEKNETKCHVM, encoded by the exons ATGGCCTCCAATTCTCCACACA GTTCACCTGAAATGAGGATTGTTTTGTTAGGAAAATGTGGCTCTGGGAAAAGCAGCCTGGGAAACACTTTGCTTGGTGAGGAAGTGTTCAATGTTTCTCGTACATTCTCTACGTGTAAATCTGAAACAAAAGAAGTGATAAACAAACATCTGACTCTGGTCGACACTCCTGGTTTATTGAACACAGAGGGGTCTGAGGAGGATCTAAAGTCTGAGATAATCAGGTCTATCACAGAGTGTGATCCTGGTCCTCATGCTTTTCTCATTGTGCTAAAAGTGGAGAGGTACACTGAATATGAGGAGGAGGTCATCACTAGAATCATTGAGTACTTCACTGAAGAAGTGCTAAAATACTCTGTGATTGTCTTCACTCATGGAGACGATCTCGATGAAGGGACAACCATTCATCAGTGTGTGGATCAGAATGAGAAGCTGAAGAATTTGGTGACAAAGTGTGGTGACCGCTGTCACGTCTTTGATTCCAAACACTGGAAGAACGACGACGACGCAGAAGAAGAATACAGGAGAAACTCCTACCAGCTGAAGGAGCTGCTCATCACTGTAGATAAACTGATAAATGTAAACAGTCGCTTCACCAATAAAATGATGCAAGAAAAACAGAGACAATtacagagagaggaaaaaaatgagaCTAAATGTCATGTTATGTAG